One Candidatus Baltobacteraceae bacterium genomic window carries:
- a CDS encoding NADH-quinone oxidoreductase subunit J, producing the protein MILYWGLAVVLIASAMWCITAPKPVYSVVALLLNFVALAATYLTLNAEFLAVIQLIVYSGAILVLFLFVIALLSSGVAPFATGPDRLPRIVYPAVALVVIALGFLTWSLAHTAVVTPASAAGGSTLGPAGTAGVFGSVADFGTALFTTYLLPFEITALILMVAVIGVVLLAGDQAPYTTSKKHAEEVRREMREAILREGD; encoded by the coding sequence ATGATCCTGTATTGGGGGTTGGCGGTCGTGCTCATCGCTTCGGCGATGTGGTGCATCACGGCGCCCAAGCCCGTGTACAGCGTGGTCGCGCTGCTGCTGAATTTCGTCGCGCTTGCAGCGACCTACCTGACCCTCAACGCCGAGTTCCTCGCGGTCATTCAATTGATCGTCTACTCCGGCGCGATTCTGGTCTTGTTCCTGTTCGTGATTGCGTTGCTCTCCAGCGGGGTCGCGCCCTTTGCGACCGGCCCCGATCGTCTGCCGAGGATCGTCTATCCGGCGGTCGCACTGGTCGTGATCGCACTCGGTTTTCTGACGTGGTCGCTGGCGCATACGGCGGTCGTGACGCCGGCGAGCGCGGCCGGAGGCTCGACGCTCGGACCGGCCGGTACTGCCGGCGTGTTCGGTTCGGTGGCCGACTTCGGAACCGCGCTTTTTACGACATATCTCTTGCCGTTCGAGATCACAGCGCTGATTCTGATGGTCGCGGTGATCGGCGTCGTGCTGCTGGCAGGCGATCAAGCGCCGTACACGACGAGCAAGAAGCACGCCGAGGAAGTGCGGCGCGAGATGCGCGAAGCGATTCTGCGGGAGGGGGACTAA
- the nuoH gene encoding NADH-quinone oxidoreductase subunit NuoH: MPDWLVILIKSAILLLVVVTSFAYAMLAERKVLGWMQLRPGPNRVGPWGLMQPAADAAKLILKEDLTPKSADPLIYRLAPFISLLTAFSVYAIIPFGAGSSGTWAIGNVNAGILLLLAITSIGVYGISLGGWASGSKYPLLGSVRSTAQMISYELGMSLSLIGVLILAGTTSLDGIVNAQARWWFIGPQLVGFLIYVITAVAETNRVPFDLVEAETELVAGFHTEYSGLRFGLFFIAEYVNMLTVSCIAALLFLGGWNAPVGLGSVPIPGIVWFLIKVGAFMFFYMWLRATLPRFRYDRLMAFGWKVLLPIATVNLIVTAIYVALRG, encoded by the coding sequence ATGCCTGATTGGCTCGTCATTCTCATCAAATCGGCGATCCTGCTGCTTGTCGTCGTTACCTCGTTTGCGTATGCGATGTTGGCGGAGCGCAAGGTGCTCGGGTGGATGCAGCTGCGTCCGGGGCCCAACCGTGTCGGTCCGTGGGGGCTGATGCAACCGGCGGCTGACGCGGCGAAACTCATTCTCAAGGAAGATCTGACGCCGAAGAGCGCCGATCCGCTGATCTACCGGCTTGCGCCGTTCATCTCGCTGCTCACCGCATTTTCGGTGTACGCGATCATTCCGTTCGGCGCGGGTTCGTCGGGCACGTGGGCAATCGGCAACGTCAACGCCGGCATCCTCCTGCTGCTCGCGATTACCTCGATCGGCGTCTACGGCATCTCGCTCGGCGGATGGGCCTCGGGTTCGAAGTATCCGCTGCTGGGCAGCGTGCGCTCGACGGCGCAGATGATCAGTTACGAACTGGGAATGTCGCTCTCGCTGATCGGCGTGCTGATTCTGGCGGGCACGACCTCGCTCGACGGGATCGTCAACGCGCAGGCGCGCTGGTGGTTCATCGGCCCGCAGCTCGTCGGCTTCCTCATCTACGTGATTACCGCGGTGGCGGAGACCAATCGCGTGCCGTTCGATTTGGTCGAGGCGGAAACCGAATTGGTCGCCGGATTTCACACCGAGTATTCGGGTCTGCGCTTCGGGCTGTTCTTCATCGCCGAATACGTCAACATGCTCACCGTCTCGTGTATCGCCGCGCTGCTCTTCCTGGGCGGTTGGAACGCGCCGGTCGGCCTGGGTTCGGTTCCGATCCCGGGCATCGTGTGGTTCCTGATCAAGGTGGGAGCGTTCATGTTCTTCTACATGTGGCTACGCGCGACGCTTCCGCGTTTTCGCTACGACCGGCTGATGGCGTTCGGTTGGAAGGTGCTCTTGCCGATCGCCACGGTCAATCTCATCGTCACCGCGATCTACGTCGCGCTGCGGGGCTAA
- the nuoK gene encoding NADH-quinone oxidoreductase subunit NuoK, whose amino-acid sequence MVPMTVPVANYVGLSAVIFFIGVAGVLVRRNPLIMLMSIELMFNAANLLFAAFARAWLNNAGHIFVFLVITVAAAEAAIGLAIVVTVFRRSEVVDVDNVALMKG is encoded by the coding sequence ATGGTTCCGATGACGGTCCCGGTGGCAAATTACGTCGGACTTTCGGCGGTGATTTTTTTCATCGGCGTCGCGGGCGTGCTCGTGCGGCGCAACCCTTTGATCATGCTGATGTCGATCGAACTGATGTTCAACGCGGCCAATCTGCTCTTCGCCGCTTTTGCGCGCGCCTGGTTGAATAACGCCGGACACATCTTCGTCTTTCTCGTGATCACGGTCGCTGCCGCTGAGGCGGCGATCGGCCTCGCGATCGTGGTGACCGTGTTCCGGCGCAGCGAAGTCGTCGACGTCGACAACGTCGCGCTGATGAAAGGATAG
- the nuoI gene encoding NADH-quinone oxidoreductase subunit NuoI has translation MRKQLYNVGAILKGLSITFKFMFAKRPTIEYPSVKKQHAPRFHGLHELRRYADGKERCIGCELCSSACPANAITVIGAENTPENRVSPAERYAARYEIDELRCIFCGMCEEACPTDAIVLTPRFEMSDYRRGSFIYAKDRLLVPPEAGVGTPPDERPNGIPSDLGRVADVKSTVDVQTGYDATHRGTILKTERRGLAG, from the coding sequence ATGCGCAAACAACTCTACAACGTCGGGGCGATTCTCAAGGGCCTGAGCATTACGTTCAAGTTCATGTTCGCCAAGCGCCCGACGATCGAATATCCGTCGGTGAAGAAGCAGCATGCACCGCGCTTTCACGGACTGCACGAGCTGCGCCGCTACGCCGACGGCAAGGAGCGCTGCATCGGCTGCGAACTCTGTTCGAGCGCATGCCCGGCCAATGCGATTACCGTGATCGGCGCCGAGAACACGCCGGAGAACCGCGTCTCGCCCGCGGAGCGGTACGCGGCACGGTATGAAATCGACGAACTGCGCTGCATCTTCTGCGGCATGTGCGAAGAGGCGTGTCCGACCGACGCGATCGTGCTCACGCCGCGGTTCGAGATGTCGGATTACCGCCGCGGATCGTTCATCTACGCGAAGGATCGGCTGCTGGTTCCGCCGGAGGCCGGCGTCGGCACGCCACCCGACGAGCGGCCCAACGGCATTCCCTCGGATCTCGGCCGCGTCGCCGACGTCAAATCGACGGTCGACGTGCAGACCGGGTACGACGCGACGCACCGCGGCACGATCCTGAAAACCGAGCGCCGGGGACTTGCCGGATGA